The DNA window tcgtattttgactatatctggagctacacatattggattgaggtgatatttataccattttgaagctgaGAGATAGATCTAAATTTGGTATGAAAACATCAGAATCCAATTCAGCTGTTTTCTCAGTCAAAAGGTCTAAataccaaaattcaacactgcTGTCCAAAGTTGAAAACAGGGGTTGGATCAAGTGATAGtatttcaatcatatctcagtctacaaagctccgatttggatgattcttaaaGCATTGTAAATATAAtttaaagggctacaacttttatgttttacagaaaagctagttcggccttcatcatagagcaaatcgcagttgaagtgaggtcaatTTCACAGAGTTGAAAACGCGAGTCAACAAAACGTGGCTTGAAGCCGCGTTTTGTAGccaaaattctgcaatttgctcagccatttctctTATATTCACACCACTTTCCACCTATTTTTGGTAAGGGAATTCGGCtacacatgcttcagaagacaaaaagGAAGAGGTATGGCCAAAGTTCCAAGTCAAAAACCATTGTTTTTTACTTTCttaacaaaatgaagatttgagAATCAATCAAGAGGAGATGTAACGGTGGAAAAGGGAGCTTTTGATCAGTTTATAGGCAGAGAGAAAATAGAGGTCAGAGAGACATAcggggagaagcttggagtcttCAGAATtatagttcttccatttccttagtatatgatagtttagctagttagttcatccttcttgtatattagctagattaggatgaagatagagatgaagaaggaggagttgaagctcaagtgacatgggttatctcttctccaactctttatcttttgtacttgattccaagtttagttaatatgcaagttctgaaTTTTGTGTTTATTAGGTATCTTTAAAGTtcatgccttgggtttggttgaacttcctatgattgttagtgtttattatttggttatttgattgctattatttgagcaagttatttagcactttagctctttaaatcatgattaatctggtaccattgattgtgattatctaaggtgttgtttctgcaatgaaaattgagatttaacactggttcaagaagtgttaaacatagggagtacactcacgagagtagaggtgcacctatgtggttttagtgatttatttcatgtaatttcattgaagaaatgaacttgtagttaatttcataaccatgagaataggtatggattagttatgagtataattgattcactacgaaagtagggatcatatgcataaggaaattacatcATAGCTAGCCAAGATAGTAGttctcaatgatccaaaaataacacttgcatgagtagttagggattccataacctaaggagcatttatttgttattttgcataagttcagtaggtttcatttcttataattcattgatagtctaaataatagagaagctttagtaataccggtaattgttcaatcTTCCTCGTGGGATCGATCCGATATATAttctaaactactagttgacatgtatacttgcagtgaaacGGGTGTAAATCggattttttaacttgtacgtatatcAAAAGCCCGTCAACTAGATACAACATCTAGTCTTGAATTCAATGAGTGAAAGTGCATCATTCTTGTGGTTGGTGCACTATATAAAATTTAGACATCCCAAGGTAGAATATTGCATATTATTTTCGCCAGTGCAAATGTAAGGGTGAGTCATTGGACTCTTAACAAATCTTAAAAGTGCCACAACGAGGGGCACTAAGATGTTGCCAATATGAATGTTGGTTTTCAGCAAACCACAAAGTTAAGGACTTTGCTTTGTAGCATCCATGAAATGATAGTGATAAAAGGCTGTAAAATGTATCATTGAAGAACTTATGGTTGTGCATTGCTCAATGTGTGAGGTGTTTATGAGGTTAGTCGAATATACAAGTGGTTCAAAACTTGTCTACCATCTTATAGGATTAATTTCAAAGAACCTTTACTAAGGTAGTGGTTCAATCGAAAGACATCATTATTTATGCATGAGTGTGAGATTATTCGGTGATCTTTTGGATGTccattttctaaattttgaaaatggtgggaaattgttggaaattttcaaaatttgtatcTAGTGATTCTATGATGTACATACATTTATTGTGCTATGAATCAAATGATTCTAAGATGTACATACATTGtgataaatatatattcatTCATGAATATATTCATGTATGTAGGGATCCTTGAATGTAAGGATAGATTCATGTCTTTGATCATAGAATTATATGATGCATGAATTAAGTACATGAATTTATACACAATATCTTGAATCTATTCATACAAGTATTTATTAAATTCATTTGTTTCTTAAACAATCTCTCCTATGTAAAGAGATCAAGTAGAGAATGCTTTGCTGTAAAAAATCACTTTCCTACTATTTTGAATTCTTTCAATAGCATTCCTTAATTCAAGAGAGTTTGTCTTTGTGCAAGATTGTAAGACAAACAAACTTCATCTTATCTTAAAGGATATTTGTCCAAAATTTATTGCACGTTATATCGGACAGATAAAGGTTAAAGGACAGTGATATACAATCAGGATTTGAAGCCAATTCTTCTTACTTTGTCTGCCAGTTCATTGTAATACCATGAACACTTGAtaatgtgaattcatgatatgttGATACAAATTTTATATTCTAGGTCGATAcatattttgtttttgatttggtGGTAGCATCTTACATATGTGATTATTATTTTTACCAGGATGATTGCATCGATTAATCTTCTCCATTGTGTCTTAGCATACGAAGTTCCAAATTATTTTAGATTGTTTACAAAAGGGATTTATTATTAgtctagaaaaaggaaaaaataggtGTTTAGTATTAGAAGTTCCAGATTTTTTTGGTCTGACACCTATGTAAAAGTTTAGATAGgtctaaaaaaaatcatattataACCGGTTGCTAGAGCTAGAGCTCTAGCAACCGGTTGTAATAAGAATTTTTATTCTTATTACAAGAGCTCTAGCAACCGGTTGAAATAAGAATTTTTATTCTTATtacaagaaataaagaaaataagaatttaaaaaattatgggAGTTGTGaatgatttaagaaaaaaataaataaaaaaagattgGATATCATATTAAGAGAATAAGAATTAAAAGAAATCAAGACATTTTCAAATCATGTGAGCAAAAAAGAGGAGAAACAAGGTTCAAGGGTATTTTCATCCTAAAAATTGATAATGATACAAAAAAGAAAGTCACATGGACAATTTTTAAGCCAACTTGCTGAGTTGGCCAACAAAAAGGTGTAAACTGACTAAAAGACAATATTAGAGGATAACTGACAGTAACTATAAACTTTAggaggtaaagtgataataaccatTTATTTTACCTTCCAACAAGTTACTCATACACATATTTATTTCTCTTAAATTTTTGTCAACATACATACATGTATgataacttttccatttttgaacttttagtAAATTTGTCTTCATTTTACCTtcattttgcttttctttttatctttttcaaagTTTACACATTTAATATACTTGTATACATAATTTACACTTATTGAATAATTATGACATCCAGGGTTAATTACAATTGAGCCAATATTGAACCAATGACAATTGACTCCTATTACTTTTTTGGGTCTATGAACAGCTTGATTTCAAACCTTCACCAATAACAGTAGCAAAGTCAAGATCCAATGGTTAGGAAGACTGTTTTAGGGATTATTGGACAAATTTTATTTAAGTGGGACCCATTTTATAGTTTAAGGACTAAAGGGtcccattttgaaatttttaaacCAAGTAGAGATTGGGTATATTTGAAAAGTATAAAGTGAAATAAACTAGTACGTATACTATAAGAAAGTTTTTTCAATAGTACGATATCAAATTTAATTTGGCACAAAATATGACTTTGGTAAAATTATGTATATAAATCTGTATGTGAATCATATGAATATATTCAAAAGTTGTGGAATAAAAAATGTTTTGGAATTCAAATACTGgtaaaattaatatatttttcaaagacTATGCTGtactgaaattaattttaaCTCTTATCTTATGCACGAGACATTAAATTTACTAGAGTTTGATCACTTTATTTTACTTATGTGCATATATCCATTGAAATTTGCTATTTTACATTTAACTCGGAAGATAAGTCATTATTCTTATACAAATTTCAAAATTGTATAAGAATTAAAGTATGATGAGTGAAATATAACATCCCAAAAGTTATTATGTGTTTTATATGATTATTTTAAAATATGAGTATTTTTAGAGTATTTTTGCAATatatgaaattcaatttttttaaattttacatatgaATGCATATTATATGGATATAATACGAATTGTTACTTACCATGCCTGGTACTGTCTCGTCTTCCTATATTTATATAATTCAGACACAAACAAGAATCTTTGGGTCCAAGCTCTCAAGAATAATCGCAAAGCCATTTGATCAGTGTCATTGCCTTGATTTCTTTTCACATCTTATTCCGTTCCTACGCATAAACATAATTCCACGTCTTTGGGAATTGGTCGATCCCGCGAATCATTTAAATTTAGTCATAGGCAAATGTTTTCTAAATTAATTGACGGGGTTAATTACAATTTATCCTCTAAGGTATGCCATAATTCTCACTTTACCCctttaacttttatttttttatcactTAACCTCCAAAGAGACAAAAGTAAACCTCTATTATAaaaagtttttaatttttaattttctactTATTTTAAACATTGAATTTTAACTTGTCATTTGATTTTGACCGCTCTAATTAGTGGTGATAAAGACAAGAGTTAATCACATTTAATCCCCTTAAGGTATACCTCATTTCTCAATTTACCCcataacctttaattttgctcacttaaccccttataggacaaaattgcccttgcaaaattttgacttttcatttaccttgttttcctttctttatttctttttctctttcttctttatttaattcttcctctttcccacaaaaaatcttcaccttaatgattgaaattaaaaaaaaggaattacagagatctatcttctccttaaatgattaaaaaaattcaaatcattttcctaaaataaaatttttttagcctttcaattcttttaattttgggttttcctctttcctttctagtttctcattttattctcaagaaaatatcttaagatgaaattgtgacctgattaataatcatcaattgaaatttgtgacacgtggcgtcatacaaaaaatcaaaattagtttttgatgtcttttaaaccttcacccagaaatatgcaattacaaactcaaaataaaaattttcatttaaatggAATTTTCTATTGagaaggatgaaagagagaagaaaaagaaaaagaaataaaagaaaggaaaacaatttcattttttcttgagaataaaatgagaaactaaaagaaaagatgaaaatccaaaattaaaagaattgaaaggctaaaaaaattgtattttaggaaagtgatttgaatattttttttaatcatttaagaagaaaatagatctctgcaattcctcttttttaatttcaattattaaggtgaagatttttgtgggaaagaggaagaattaaataaagaagaaagagaaaaagaaataaaagaaaggaaaacaaggtaaataaaaagttaaaattagggttaatcacattttatccccttaaagaatatctcatttctcagtttacccctaacctttaattttgctcacttaaccccctttaggacaaaattgcccttgcattattttgacttttcatttaccttgttttcctttcttttatttctttttctctttcttctttatttaattcttcctctttcccacaaaaatcttcaccttaatgattgaaattaaaaaagaggaattacagagatctatcttcttcttaaatgatcaaaaaaatattcaaaccactttcctaaaatacaatttttttagcctttcaattctttcaattttgggttttcctctttcctttctagtttctcattttattctcaagaaaatatcataagatgaaattgttttcctttcttttatttctttttctctttcttctctctatcatccttcccaatagaaaattcGATTTCcacgaaaatttttgttttgagtttgtaattgcatatttctggGCGAAGGTTTAAAAgacatcaaaaactaattttgattttttgtatgatgccacgtgtcacaaatttcaattgataattattaatcaggtcacaatttcatcttaagatattttcttgggaataaaatgagaaactagaaaggaaagaggaaaacccaaaattaaaagaattgaaaggctaaaaaaaattgtattttaggaaagtgatttgaattttttttaatcatttaaggaaaagatagatctctgcaattcctcttttttaatttcaatcattaaggtgaagatttttgtgggaaagagaaagaattaaataaagaagaaagagaaaaagaaataaaagaaaggaaaataaggtaaatgaaaagtcaaaataatgcaagggcaattttgtcctaaagggggttaagtgaacaaaattaaaggttagggggtaaactgagaaatggggtattctttaatgggataaaatgtgattaacccttaaaattatgcaagagcaattttgtcctataggggttaagtgagcaaaattaaaggttagggggtaaactgagaaatggggtatACCTTAAGAGgattaaatgtgattaaccctaaaGACAATTAGTATATATATTAGAATAGAAAACTAATTAGTATATATATAAgaattaaaaaagaagaaaactaatttcaaataaaaaagataacaGAGACCCAAAATGAAAACAACCAACATAGTAGAGGGgaaatttttttctcttatgGGTTAAGTGACACAAAATAAAGATTAGGAGGTAAAGTGAGAATTAGAATGTACGTTAAGAGGATAAATTATAATTATCTCTTAATTAAATAAGACCATGAACTTATCTGGCTATTGACTTCTTACTTGTGAATAAACATTTTTTCCCAATTAAATGAGTTCAAAATAGGAATTTCATGAATTTCATGATTATCTGACTAATGTTGCTTCTCACTCTCCCTTAAAAATTTGAATAATAATATTTATCACAAGTTTTTCATCACCGGTGTATTTCTTCCTACACATACAGatgatttgaaaattaattTCTTTTCCCATCCTTGTCAAGTAATGATGTGGCAATTGcttaatgaaaatttaaatgCCCAATTATTTGTTTACAATCACATCGTAAATACTCGGAAGAAACCTTAATTAAGGTAAGACATTTGCAAATTGCTAGtactttgttatttatttgacTTAAAAAGAAATTGTCATATAAAGtatgaaccaaaaaaaaaaaaagggtatgAACCCGAAAAATTTGTCTACTCTAAAGGACAACCACCATAAAATAAACAGACATGCACGTTCATGAATACATTAAAATGTTACAGATGCTATTACCATTAGTGATTGGCAGGCCAGATGCTATATATCTGTGTTCCTTGCGCTTTCTTTCCAGTGGTGGCCTTCTCTAAATCTGTCACGTCTAGAAAATTGTATAGGCTTGTTAAACTTAAGCATGGGAGAGTTCCAAAACTCATCATTTAGTGTCATTTTCTGTTTTCTACTCCTAGTAATTGAATTCTCAAGTGCCACAGGAAATAGGATAGTCGCCAGAATGGTTCATTACAATTCTGTTGAGTCTCCCTATTTCGATCCAAATGCCGCCAACAGGGACTTGGAAATCTCATTAGCACGTTTGGATCATTTGAGAGGGCACGTGGAGGGAGATTTTAATGATAGTAAAGTTCGAACCGAGATAATCTCACGTCCACTTATACCTGTGTTTCTAGTGTATTTGCAGGTGGGTGAACCGCCCCAGGAACAAGCTGTTGCTATGGACACTGGCAGCTCATTGTTTTGGGTCCACTGCGTACCAAATCATGGGGAGGTTCACCCTATATACAAAATATATAATCCTGCAAATTCTAAAAGTTATGCAGAGGAGTTAATTTGTAGCCAGTACTGTGATGAGGCTGCTTTTGTTAACTGCGTTCAACTTGCCAATCGTTGCTATTATTATACGAAATACTTGGCAGGTGATACTAGAGGGTTCTTGGGACGCGATAGCATAGTTTTCAAGCCATTTTACGATAACCAATCCACCATTGATAATGGTGTATTTGGATGCGCCCGCAAATCTTCAGATTTTCTAGGTAAATACAATGGAGTTCTAGGACTTGGTACGTTTAAAGTTTCATTAGTTTCACAAGTGGGTGCCAGGAAACTAGGtcctagaaaattttcctattgTATCGGAAATTTGAGTGATCCATTTTACAAGGATAATGTATTATTCATTGGAGAAAACATTAAGTTTGATGGCCAAACAGCACCTCTTTACCTTGAGGGAGGCCATTATGCTGTAAACCTAGAAGGCATTAGTTTTGGAGGGAGATTACTTGATATTGACAAGAAACTATTATGGAGAAGTGATGCGACTCACACAGGTGGTGCAATTATTGATTCAGGTTCAAGCGTGAGTTTTCTTCAATCGATAGCTTACTATAAACTTGAAGAAACAATTCTTGATTTCATAGGAGACAAGATGGAGAGATCAGACGACATCTCCTCGGAAGGTGTTCTGAGGCTTTGCTTTAAGGGAAATTTGTATAGGGACTTCCAGGATTTTCCCTTGGTTACTTTCCATTTTGAGAATGAGGCTACATTGAATCTAGGTGTTGAAAGCCTTTTCACGCTTCTACAACCAAATTTAACATGTTTGAATGTGGTGGATGCTTATCTGAAGGATCTTGATCACAGCCTTCTTGGTGTTCGTCTCCAACAATATCATTATGTGTCATTTGATGTTCAGAACAAACAAGTTGGTTTTAGGAGGATGGATTGTAGAGCTTTGAGGCATATTTGCCTGATATGTGGGGGTGAGGAAATTTCTTTGCGGAAGGATGAAATGCTTATGTGATGTTTACCAACTGTTGTATTAATATATAGTAACCAAAATATGGTTTTTTGGTGCTATAATGCTGATAATGGATAAAGTTTTTGAattacttttccttttcttagttcattatatttcctttttttctttaaatttctCAGCCTTCTTATATTAAGCTTTTCCAACACATGCCTCACTCTCTTCTGTGTGATGTGTACCACTCCATAACAAAGTAAGGATCTTTCATTGGAAGAATTTCCATCTTttatttgttgttgttgttgttgtttttgttattgttgttattattattattatcattagtatcatcatcatcattttgTTCTTTTGAAAGCAATTAAATTCCATTTATCATCTTCAAATTACCTTGCGGTAATTTAGCCCTGTTATAATAGATGTCCAACTGATAAAAGACTACCActaatatttaaattaatatgCAAggtaaatatttatttttgcaaGGAAATAGGGAAAGCAGTACCACTACTTTCCATGTTAACATGCAAGGtatattttagtaattttttacaAGGTAAAATATGTTCTTCACCGAATGTTAAAAGATTGTCTTATTAATGACGAAATAAATCTCAAGACAGCCCCACTTTGAGTAATCTTAACTCGTCCTAACCATTTTTATCCTAGAATTCCAGTTATTTACTTTGAAAGTAAGAACCCATTTAGTAGTTCACGTAGATAAGAGGATATAGTATATTTATATTCTGTGTGATCCTTCAGTAAAATCAGCAATATTGACATTTCCTATGAACTAAGCATCCCAAATTTGCGGCAATAGAAGTCATAAACCCGTCTGGTAACATTTTAAATGGTAAAGAAAAGGTCCAGCAAAATCAATCTCCCTACTAAATTTGGATATTATGATAATGCAACAGTACTGATCTGACTATATCTGAGGTTAGAGGCCTTTTTCTTTCGGTTTGGATCCTCAACAACAATTATCTTCTTTTCTTTGCACAGAAAAATTTCTGATTAGTTTCAAGAGATTGACAAGATGATAAAGGTAGAAACGAAGGTGTTGGTACTTTCAACTAGTTATCTGAAAAAGAAGAACATCGCCGAGAGTCGATTGGCAAGAAAGTGGATCCACCTTTCAGAGTGTTAAGGTACAAATAATATGTTTCTAATAAATGAAACGCCAGTTTTTTATCAATTAAACATCATCGTTTCAGCTAGGGCAGAGTATTTGGAAAGGATATATACTTGGACAGAAAAACTTTCTGATTAGTTTCAAATTGTCTTGCCAGAGCATTTCTGTGAAATCGAAAACTACCCTTTACCAAGTCAACAGTTGCATTCTGGCAGGTGTCACAAGCAGCCCACAATCCTCCTCCGCCCTCTTTCTCGTCCCACGATGGTGCTATTTCGTCGATCAAATGAGCTGGAGAATAACACAAAATACATAAAAGAAGGTGGTAGATCTTAATGTGACTAACGAAAATATGCTGACTTACTAAATGGTAGGTTTAACGCTTTATACAAAGTTGGTCTGTATCTGCTGTGTGTACCCAGATACTAGTTGCGGTATATTGGAGGTTTGTTCTATTCAACAAATCCGTTATATCTGAATATCACATCTGAATATTAGTCGAACCATCTGCTCTTATTTTCATTATCTTATATTTATAATCATGCACGACAATAGGAACTTTGCATTATCCTCACAAATGGATAAACTAATTTCCACTTAATAACCAGCTAAAGGATGATAAAACCACTACTAACCAACTTTGCATTAGCTTGGTTCGTTTTGTATTAACTAACTTTGCATTAGTTTGGTTCGTTTTGTATTAACTTAGTTTATgggttttattttaaatatttagaGAACTGATAACAAGGGTCTCTGGAATGATAGACTCATCATATACACTCTTTTCATTAGACTTATATACACTCACTCCTTCAATACTTACTCCAGCCTAAAGGCCTAACCCTCAATCATCCTAATAGCATAGTTTCAAACCCAGACTGAACAGCGGATCTGACCAAGTGAACCATCTAAGGATCTGCAGTCTGTTTGATTAGGCTCTCATATCCAGAATGACAAATTAATGCTGCGCAAATTTTTTGATGCAGATAAACTAGCGGTTCAATTTCTAAACCATTGAATCCGAATAGTTTCAAGATTTGATGATGATGTGGGTCTGACACATTTGACTAATGACATAGCACATGTCTAGGCTGCCACAGCATCAAAGTCCAACATGAGATGCAAGTAATTAACTTCTTTGTATTATAGCAAAGAAAcgggaaaaattaaaaaattgccTCGTTAACATTTCCCAATTGTTGTTTTTCCATGTAATCTCAATAATCTTCCAAATTACAGTCTTTTTCAATACCTTTGTTCAAGAAATAGTGAACTCGCAACCTCCATTTACATTACTGTTAAGTTTATGGTTTTAGTAAAATATAAGAAAGGCATAATACCGGACAGGAACAAGTTTAGTGTCAATTGGACACTTACAAAACATTTGACTGGAAGAATTTTTTCTTGATGACTAGTTTTCAGTACCATATTCATGATATTCATGATTTGCAATTTACCCATGGATGTCTAAGAAGAGTTATCGACCCCAAAAATTGTTGAATAATGTGATAACAGATAATTGGATATTGATTCCTAAAGAAACACTAGAATTCTCCCTTGCATTTTAagtattcatatttttataggCCAAACCTGTAACTAGTTTCTTTGGGACATTGATTTGGTTTTGTGCTGTTTCTGAGTTTCAAGTTCCCCCTTCCACATCAATGATCAGACAGACATCGCTGTTTCTAAACCCGGATCAAATTAGTCGGTTCATTTGGTTAAACTAGAAATCGGGTAGAAGTTTGGTCTGAATTTGTTTTAAAAACAGGGTACTAGGAACCAATCAAGCTGGTCTGGAAAAGCAGACAATTTTTGTGCACTTTTCATTGAcgtgtttttagttttttttttcttttctttttttagcttGTCATGACCTGAGTTTGATACTTATAAAGTATTTCATTatggatattttgaaaaaaaaaaacatatataattgctttctcatgaacttttgtaaggatcgaagacaacttAAGAGGGAGGTAAATTAGGTTGTTTAAGAAA is part of the Coffea eugenioides isolate CCC68of chromosome 6, Ceug_1.0, whole genome shotgun sequence genome and encodes:
- the LOC113774297 gene encoding aspartyl protease UND-like, which translates into the protein MVHYNSVESPYFDPNAANRDLEISLARLDHLRGHVEGDFNDSKVRTEIISRPLIPVFLVYLQVGEPPQEQAVAMDTGSSLFWVHCVPNHGEVHPIYKIYNPANSKSYAEELICSQYCDEAAFVNCVQLANRCYYYTKYLAGDTRGFLGRDSIVFKPFYDNQSTIDNGVFGCARKSSDFLGKYNGVLGLGTFKVSLVSQVGARKLGPRKFSYCIGNLSDPFYKDNVLFIGENIKFDGQTAPLYLEGGHYAVNLEGISFGGRLLDIDKKLLWRSDATHTGGAIIDSGSSVSFLQSIAYYKLEETILDFIGDKMERSDDISSEGVLRLCFKGNLYRDFQDFPLVTFHFENEATLNLGVESLFTLLQPNLTCLNVVDAYLKDLDHSLLGVRLQQYHYVSFDVQNKQVGFRRMDCRALRHICLICGGEEISLRKDEMLM